One Campylobacter concisus DNA segment encodes these proteins:
- a CDS encoding metallophosphoesterase family protein translates to MSSCPLSYALNFPSGPKFQSRCLYVVGGLYGNVFALNEILAMADAEGADVVFNGDIHWFDAETKSFCQIEREIEKRALTAINGNVEFELASGQNGCGCFYPSCTDAGTINRSNLIHARLSRLIKEGCEQFIEIFKKRAKCELVSVGGANIAITHGDEKFLAGWGCSRENLAQKDRQDELNLWFKERKFDVLACTHTCAPAAIALENGVVINNGAAGMPNFAGKLYGLITRIALKPSKEAIYRAKHGEIYIEALPVRYDAVKFLGWFDQIWQAQSPAVISYRDRIANGSEGEIKEAMLGGFWQIY, encoded by the coding sequence ATGAGCTCTTGCCCGCTTAGCTACGCGCTCAATTTCCCGTCGGGGCCAAAATTTCAAAGCCGCTGCCTATATGTCGTAGGCGGACTTTACGGCAACGTCTTTGCGCTCAATGAAATTTTAGCTATGGCGGACGCCGAGGGTGCGGATGTCGTTTTTAACGGCGACATCCACTGGTTTGACGCGGAGACAAAGAGCTTTTGCCAGATAGAGCGTGAGATAGAAAAACGCGCTCTAACGGCGATAAACGGCAATGTAGAGTTCGAGCTAGCAAGCGGACAAAACGGATGCGGCTGCTTCTATCCCTCATGCACCGACGCTGGCACCATAAATCGCTCAAATTTGATCCATGCACGCCTAAGCCGCCTTATAAAAGAGGGGTGCGAGCAGTTTATAGAAATTTTTAAAAAGCGTGCCAAATGCGAGCTAGTAAGCGTCGGCGGCGCAAATATCGCTATCACGCACGGAGATGAGAAATTTCTAGCTGGCTGGGGCTGCTCTCGTGAAAATTTGGCTCAAAAAGATAGACAAGATGAGCTAAATTTGTGGTTTAAAGAGCGTAAATTTGACGTGCTAGCCTGCACGCACACATGCGCCCCTGCCGCCATAGCGCTAGAAAATGGCGTAGTGATAAATAACGGCGCGGCTGGCATGCCAAATTTCGCCGGTAAGCTTTATGGGCTCATAACTCGCATCGCGCTTAAGCCTAGCAAAGAGGCGATATACCGCGCTAAACACGGCGAAATTTATATCGAGGCACTTCCTGTGCGATACGATGCGGTGAAGTTTTTAGGCTGGTTTGATCAAATTTGGCAGGCTCAAAGCCCAGCTGTGATCTCGTATAGAGACCGCATAGCAAATGGTAGCGAGGGCGAGATAAAAGAGGCGATGCTTGGCGGATTTTGGCAAATTTATTAA